A stretch of DNA from SAR324 cluster bacterium:
GTCTATAATAATATCCGAAATGGCTCATATCACCATTTACGAGCATTTGTTCACAGTATAGAACTGTATGAAAACCGTTATCAGGCGGTTATTCTTCCTCAGGAACGAGTGGATTCTATCGTTCAAAGTCCACTCGTATTAACCCCATAAAAACCACAGCTATTCTCCGCAGACCTTTTTGTGTGTCACAAATCAATAATTTACGGTTTGATCATGGGGAATGGATTCAACGGATTTTTTTTGATCCATTGTGTTCCAACCCCCAGCAACACTTTATGGAAGCCTTCATAAGGAAACATCCGCCGCACCTCTTTTGTGAAAGCGGAGGGTATTTTCGGTCCAAGCAATCCCATGGAAAGATCCAGTAAATCCGCTTTTCTGAAAGCCTCCACCATTGCGCCAAATTCACCACGATAGGGAACCAGTTTGTGATGATTATCGATCATTTTCGCGATTTCATCACCCCAGAGAGTTCGTCCTGAGTTTTCCAGAAATTCCCGTGCATGCGCAATGGAGGGTTCAAGATAATCAAAAGTACGATCGAGCCAGATTCCGATGTCATGAAAGGCTGATGCGATTGCCACCTTTTCATGAACAATCCGGTCCTCTGTTTCCATTTGGAACAAGGTGTAGTTATAAACCCGGTACACATGGCCGTGATACGCCTGATAATCATTGCCGAGGGGCTTT
This window harbors:
- a CDS encoding HD domain-containing protein is translated as MTPIERVPLIEAVFVFWKKPLGNDYQAYHGHVYRVYNYTLFQMETEDRIVHEKVAIASAFHDIGIWLDRTFDYLEPSIAHAREFLENSGRTLWGDEIAKMIDNHHKLVPYRGEFGAMVEAFRKADLLDLSMGLLGPKIPSAFTKEVRRMFPYEGFHKVLLGVGTQWIKKNPLNPFPMIKP